The nucleotide sequence CGCCACGCCCGCGGCGTGCACGAGCTCATCGCGGAGGCCGCGGGCGCCATCGCGTCAGGGACGCGGCTTGTGCCAGCGCAGAGCGGCCTCGGCGGGGCTTTGCTGCTCAAGGACGGCCGCTCCGGCGAGCACGTGGCGGTGATCAAGCCGCTAGACGACGCGACGTCTTCTCCATCGACCAACGTCGGAGGCGGCTACGAGAGCAAGGCCGTGCTCCGGGAGGTGGCCGCGTACCTCCTCGACCACGACGGGTTCGCCAGCGTCGCGCCGACGGCGCTGATCAAGATATCCCGCCCCGAGATGGAGACAACCGTGGCGTCCATCCAGCGCTTCGTGGCGCACCACTACGACGCCGGAGAGCTCGGCCCGTCTAGGTTCTCCGTGACCTCCGTGCACCGCGTAGGAATCCTGGACGTGCGCCTCCTCAATATCGACCGCCACGCCGGCAACATCCTCGTCAAGAATCCGCCCACCAGCGACTGCGCCGCGGATGGCAGCACGTCGGCGGCGCCGCTGGAGCTCGTGCCGATCGACCACGGCCTCTGCCTCCCTGAGGAGCTCGACGACCCGTACTTCGAGTGGCTGCACTGGCCGCAGTCGTCGCGACCATTCTCCGGCACCGAGCTCGACTACATCGCGTCGCTGGACCCTTTCAAGGACGCCGAGATGCTCCGGGAAGAGCTGCCGTCCCTGACGGAACCGGCCATCCGGATCCTCACGCTGTGCACCGTCTTCCTCCAGCGCGCGGCCGCGGCGGGGCTCTGCCTGGCTGACATCGGCGACATGATGACCCGCGAGTTCTCGTCGGCGGAGGAGGGGCTGAGCGCGCTCGAGGCCCTCTGCAAGAAGGCCGTGGACTCCATCGACACCCAGTCGCCGAAGCGCGTGTCGTTCGGGGAGCTGGGTGGCGAGGAGTGGGCGGCGTTCATGGAGAAGTTTGagcagctgctgccgccggcgTTCGAGGACAAGAAGCGCGGGGCTGGCGTTGCGCTGAATTAACGCCGACGACCGTGATGAAACGTACGTACGTTCTGCACGCAGGGTGTACATGTATGCATACGTGTGTGGTGGTGATTTAACCAAAGAGAGAAGCCTTGCGTGTTACTCCTATATGTGTGTGTGCGTACATTGGTCGAGGCCGTACGTGTACGTGAGCTTGTGCCGTCACATGCTACGGGGAGCATGCAGCTCTGGAACCATCTTCCGAAGGAGCTGACACCAAACGTTGTAGCGATGCCAACACAATGCATTGGACGACAAACGTCCCCTTCTCAAGAAGGTCAACGTTGGGAGTGAGCCTGGCTCAATTGGTTGAAGGAGTGGATGTACAAACCCAACGTCTCGGTTCAAATCCTCACGGAGGCGGATTTAGGTTTCTATGTTGGTGCAGAGGCTGAGAGAGCGGCGGGGCGGATTTTGCCCCTCACACTGTTATACCTTCGTTACGACGTTGGCGGCGGCTCCTTGCTTTGATCCGTGCGCTGGCACCGCGTTGCGATGATGCGGCGGCCGAGCTCGGCTCCGGCGAATCGCGCGGGCATCCGGTGTGCCCGCTTCTCTCTGCCAGATGCGGGCAGAGGTGGTGGCCGTGGATCTCGGCTATCGTCCAGATCTTACAACGGCTACGGTGGCACGGTTGGGGGCCTGGCGGCGCCTGGTAGGCACCATGGTGGTGCGGATGGTGGCCAGCCAGGCGGCGGCGGGCTGGTTCGGCACGGCGTGCGGGCCCGCTGTCGTGAATAAAGGTGATGGCCCTCGTGCTTTGCTCGCATCTCGGCAACGCTCGGCATGATCAACACTCCTTGATCTGGTCATCGACGGGTTCTGGAACTGCTGACGATGATCTTGCCCAGGAGATCTGGATCGGATAGTATCCGGCCGTGCACGTCCAAATCAACCTACGAGGTTCTGAGGGCGCAGCGCGAAGCTCCG is from Triticum aestivum cultivar Chinese Spring chromosome 3A, IWGSC CS RefSeq v2.1, whole genome shotgun sequence and encodes:
- the LOC123058275 gene encoding phosphatidylinositol 4-kinase gamma 1; this translates as MAIAVGHCHDLKPPAVRGRHYRPHSVTQLDRSLLERDNQERNALSPQRRCLSSPCFTTVAEPASDDAQDDKKMPRVEIVAGRHARGVHELIAEAAGAIASGTRLVPAQSGLGGALLLKDGRSGEHVAVIKPLDDATSSPSTNVGGGYESKAVLREVAAYLLDHDGFASVAPTALIKISRPEMETTVASIQRFVAHHYDAGELGPSRFSVTSVHRVGILDVRLLNIDRHAGNILVKNPPTSDCAADGSTSAAPLELVPIDHGLCLPEELDDPYFEWLHWPQSSRPFSGTELDYIASLDPFKDAEMLREELPSLTEPAIRILTLCTVFLQRAAAAGLCLADIGDMMTREFSSAEEGLSALEALCKKAVDSIDTQSPKRVSFGELGGEEWAAFMEKFEQLLPPAFEDKKRGAGVALN